A DNA window from Methylobacterium sp. NMS14P contains the following coding sequences:
- a CDS encoding FecCD family ABC transporter permease: MRRAALPGSGWLPWAAAALASLALLCLAVALGMTVGEMRIPLPVALQALGNALFGLGYAVNPIQQGVLVDYRLSRALFAACCGAALAVCGVILQALLRNPLAEPYLLGISAGASTGAVAVMVLGLGGAAVGVSGGALLGAVLALVTVALLAMGAGGTSERMILSGVAAGQIFNAATATVVTTFASAEQARGVMFWLLGSLGGVRWPDVWLAAPVTLAGFAVCLAHARSLDAFTFGEDAAAALGVSVSRVRLVLFGTTAAMTAIMVSIAGAVGFVGLLVPHAVRLVVGPRHSRLLPAALVTGAVFLVLADILSRVLIARQVVPIGVVTALFGAPAFALILIRSRRPA, translated from the coding sequence ATGAGGAGAGCCGCGCTTCCGGGTTCCGGGTGGCTGCCCTGGGCGGCCGCGGCCCTCGCGTCGTTGGCACTCCTCTGTCTTGCCGTCGCGCTCGGCATGACGGTCGGCGAGATGCGCATTCCGCTCCCGGTCGCCCTGCAGGCGCTCGGCAATGCGCTGTTCGGCCTCGGCTACGCGGTGAACCCGATCCAGCAGGGCGTGCTCGTCGACTACCGACTGAGCCGCGCCCTGTTCGCTGCCTGCTGCGGAGCCGCGCTCGCGGTCTGCGGCGTTATCCTGCAGGCACTCCTGCGCAACCCGCTTGCCGAACCTTATCTGCTGGGTATCTCGGCGGGCGCCTCCACCGGCGCCGTCGCGGTCATGGTGCTCGGCCTCGGCGGTGCGGCGGTCGGGGTCTCGGGCGGCGCCCTGCTCGGCGCCGTCCTGGCCCTCGTGACGGTCGCCCTTCTCGCCATGGGCGCCGGCGGCACCAGCGAGCGCATGATCCTTTCGGGCGTGGCCGCGGGCCAGATCTTCAATGCCGCGACGGCCACCGTCGTGACCACCTTCGCCAGCGCCGAGCAGGCGCGCGGCGTGATGTTCTGGCTCCTCGGCAGTCTGGGCGGGGTGCGCTGGCCAGACGTGTGGCTGGCGGCACCGGTGACGCTCGCCGGGTTCGCGGTCTGCCTCGCGCATGCCCGCAGTCTCGACGCATTCACCTTCGGCGAGGACGCCGCCGCCGCGCTCGGCGTGTCGGTATCCCGGGTCCGCCTCGTGCTGTTCGGGACGACGGCCGCGATGACCGCCATCATGGTCAGTATCGCGGGGGCGGTCGGCTTCGTCGGCCTCTTGGTCCCGCACGCCGTCCGGCTTGTCGTCGGGCCGCGCCACAGCCGCCTGCTGCCGGCAGCGCTCGTGACCGGAGCGGTGTTCCTGGTGCTGGCCGACATCCTGTCCCGCGTCCTGATCGCGCGGCAGGTCGTGCCCATCGGGGTTGTCACGGCCCTGTTCGGGGCTCCGGCCTTCGCCCTGATCCTCATTCGCTCGCGGCGGCCCGCATGA
- a CDS encoding ABC transporter substrate-binding protein — MRVAIGGLVVLSVAAAPLAADPIHLSDAIGRQVVLPRSPRRIVTIFSSNTELVAALGLADRIVGIDAFTRFPPDIASKPVVGGRLGFSVDAVVAQMPDLVLVTPARQAAHQLVAPMERLGVPVLVLTSRSVEEVLGNIRLVGRATGEDERGKQLADALASRLSRVTTSVSNRVCPRLVLITGRLGNGLLLTARPGTYTADALARAGGCPALAGRGDLAQVSPEALLASDPDVLLLAGRPDELRELKARSGFRSMRAVREGRAYVVPRAEFLIPGPRTVDGIERLASLLHPPVEGGP; from the coding sequence ATGCGCGTCGCGATCGGAGGCCTCGTCGTCCTTTCGGTCGCGGCTGCCCCACTTGCGGCCGATCCGATCCACCTTTCCGACGCCATCGGCCGGCAAGTTGTGCTGCCGAGGTCGCCTCGACGTATCGTCACGATCTTTTCATCGAACACCGAACTGGTGGCGGCCTTGGGGTTGGCAGACCGGATCGTCGGCATCGACGCATTCACGCGCTTCCCGCCGGACATCGCTTCAAAGCCTGTGGTCGGCGGCAGGCTCGGTTTTTCGGTGGACGCAGTGGTGGCCCAGATGCCCGATTTGGTACTGGTCACTCCCGCCCGGCAGGCGGCGCACCAGCTCGTCGCCCCGATGGAGCGGCTCGGCGTGCCGGTGCTGGTGCTGACGAGCCGCAGCGTCGAGGAGGTGCTCGGCAACATCCGCCTCGTCGGCCGCGCGACGGGTGAGGATGAGCGTGGGAAGCAGCTCGCCGACGCCCTGGCATCCCGCCTCTCGCGAGTCACCACATCCGTCTCGAACAGAGTTTGCCCGCGGCTCGTCCTCATCACGGGGCGGCTCGGCAATGGCCTGCTTCTCACAGCGCGGCCAGGAACCTACACCGCCGACGCCTTGGCGCGGGCTGGTGGCTGCCCGGCACTAGCCGGGAGGGGTGACCTCGCGCAGGTATCGCCGGAAGCGTTGCTGGCTTCGGATCCAGACGTGCTGCTGCTCGCAGGTCGCCCCGATGAATTGCGGGAGCTTAAGGCGCGATCGGGGTTTCGTTCGATGCGGGCCGTGCGTGAGGGTCGCGCCTATGTGGTCCCACGTGCCGAGTTCCTGATCCCTGGGCCCCGTACCGTCGACGGCATCGAGCGTCTCGCGAGCCTGCTGCATCCGCCGGTAGAGGGCGGTCCGTGA
- a CDS encoding FecCD family ABC transporter permease yields the protein MDLVRALAGADDLRSRLLLEWRMPRVLASACVGAMLGIGGAIFQGVFRNPLAEPYLLGSAGGAAIGATVALLVPLGMPSALALGGLSFVGAWGATVLVLAVARGASATDAAGLLLAGVAVAAMLGAVRSFLMLALSDESVSLQVVLSWTLGGIQTPTWEGLALLATLCVATLLLSLTLANGLDLLGLGEEQSRAFGLDADRFVRRAVLVGAAVVALAVAYGGLVAFVGLVAPHIARWLVGPRHLRLLLVSAMIGAIVVMCCDGIARALLPPAEIPLGLITAAAGGPFFLFLLRRRARS from the coding sequence GTGGATCTCGTTCGAGCGCTCGCCGGAGCGGACGACCTGCGCAGCCGGCTGCTGCTCGAATGGCGTATGCCCCGCGTGCTCGCCTCAGCCTGCGTCGGCGCGATGCTCGGGATCGGCGGCGCGATCTTCCAAGGGGTGTTCCGCAACCCCCTTGCCGAGCCATACCTGCTCGGCTCCGCCGGAGGCGCTGCGATCGGTGCCACGGTGGCGCTTCTGGTTCCACTCGGGATGCCATCCGCCCTCGCTCTTGGAGGCCTGTCGTTCGTCGGGGCCTGGGGAGCGACGGTTCTGGTACTCGCGGTCGCCCGGGGCGCATCCGCCACCGATGCGGCCGGCCTCCTCCTCGCCGGTGTCGCGGTGGCGGCGATGCTTGGGGCCGTGCGCTCGTTTCTGATGCTCGCCCTCTCCGACGAGAGCGTCAGTCTCCAAGTGGTGCTGAGTTGGACGCTCGGTGGGATTCAGACTCCGACGTGGGAAGGACTGGCCCTCCTCGCTACGCTTTGTGTCGCCACTTTACTGTTGAGTCTGACGCTGGCGAACGGCCTCGACCTGCTCGGTCTTGGCGAAGAACAGTCGCGCGCCTTCGGCCTGGACGCAGATCGCTTCGTTCGTCGCGCAGTCCTCGTCGGTGCGGCGGTGGTCGCGCTTGCGGTGGCCTATGGTGGACTCGTCGCGTTCGTCGGGTTGGTCGCGCCGCACATCGCGCGCTGGCTCGTCGGCCCGCGTCATCTGCGATTGCTCCTGGTCTCCGCGATGATCGGCGCCATCGTCGTCATGTGCTGTGATGGCATTGCTCGCGCGCTGCTGCCACCCGCTGAGATCCCTCTCGGACTGATCACGGCGGCGGCCGGCGGCCCATTCTTCCTGTTTCTTCTCCGCCGGCGAGCGCGGTCGTGA
- a CDS encoding class I SAM-dependent methyltransferase yields MEQARSTRVPPGTTHPFTSVADPTGIDPLELYAAGIDASDYVARVAPLVRAAVPEIGDLLDIGAGGGQLGRALRDREAVWAAIEPAPTMQDRLRAVAPPPRLYEIGWREADLPEACADTVLAANMPAPLTEAAAFLVRCRRWARRSVVWVVPAQNGPRGLCLAGCLPREWHGEDETPGVDLVLANLPRADQPAIAARTDWTFSAIVPDLVRLSSYLADRLSWSRTDTRRLALADHLSAQAVPVAGGHRLSVPRASTILVWRQDS; encoded by the coding sequence ATGGAACAGGCGCGATCAACCAGGGTGCCTCCGGGCACTACACACCCATTCACGTCCGTCGCTGATCCGACCGGCATCGATCCGCTCGAACTCTACGCCGCAGGCATTGACGCCTCGGATTATGTTGCCCGCGTTGCTCCATTGGTGCGCGCGGCCGTACCGGAGATTGGCGACCTGCTCGATATCGGCGCCGGGGGCGGGCAACTCGGCCGCGCCTTGCGGGACCGGGAAGCAGTCTGGGCAGCGATCGAGCCTGCGCCGACCATGCAGGATCGGCTGCGAGCTGTGGCACCGCCGCCGCGGCTGTACGAGATTGGCTGGCGGGAAGCCGACTTGCCGGAGGCTTGTGCCGATACGGTGCTTGCCGCCAACATGCCGGCACCGCTCACAGAGGCTGCGGCGTTCCTCGTCCGCTGCCGGCGATGGGCCCGGCGCAGCGTCGTCTGGGTGGTGCCAGCCCAGAACGGCCCGCGCGGGCTCTGCCTTGCGGGCTGCCTTCCGCGGGAGTGGCACGGCGAGGACGAGACGCCAGGCGTCGACCTCGTTCTGGCGAACCTGCCACGGGCCGACCAACCGGCGATCGCCGCCCGCACCGATTGGACCTTCAGCGCGATCGTGCCTGACCTGGTGCGCCTGTCCTCCTACCTCGCCGATCGCCTGAGCTGGTCACGGACGGACACCAGACGCCTAGCGCTTGCCGATCACCTCTCCGCGCAGGCCGTCCCCGTCGCGGGTGGCCATCGCCTTTCCGTGCCCCGCGCATCGACCATCCTCGTTTGGAGGCAAGACTCGTGA
- a CDS encoding TonB-dependent siderophore receptor has protein sequence MTREPGDLPWRGFRLAGGVSGGLLVDMGPLAPRRARALHRHAAPASGGARLMVFELPSFPSPGGRLALKFCRGTLLVASLSTGAAQAQEARVALDALSVEASAGGPIQPDLLGRSVDAISLIGPTPGFRSDRAVSATKTNTRQLDVPQVVTVIPRELITDVNATRVDRAFDYVPGLTQTNNFGGLGTFAYAIRGVTTAEIYRNGLAANRGGPPPLIDTQNIERIEVLKGAGGALFGRSDPGGLVNIITKQPTATRFVEMGGLWGSFEQFRGTIDSGGALNDEGTLLYRFNFAGGSQNSYRDFVGDDRLFIAPVLSWQITPDTKLTVESAITRNNVVVDRGVVAVNKQLGFVPISRFLGEPGQVSRQSDEVLQVRLDHRFDADWQMRLAAQFNTGTLNGESAEGRGLRSDNRTVIRDRNYRDYSYDSAIGQAELVGRFRTGDIGHTLLLGFDREDFDNRQLYLRSNFNTFPYAIDIYNPRYAQPLPPLTRASNTLESVTDTGFYAQDLIDLSPQWKALAGVRFDLFERFYKQRVGGNSAEQTRAAASPRAGLVYQPIPELALYANVSTSFRPNIGTDAGLGAQSRPFEPETGLGYEAGAKVELYGGALLLTAAAFHIDRQNVLTADPSNSGFQIAVGGVRSQGFEFTAAGQLTPELRIIGGYTFTDAFITKDNVLPVGAPLLNIPEHSGTMLAVYEVQSGPLRGLGIGGGVRAAGERAGDASNSGFKLPAYVVADALAYYKYENFRFGLNVENVFDTAYYVGSVSQFRVDTGSPRRITGSLLVRF, from the coding sequence ATGACCCGTGAGCCAGGAGACCTGCCTTGGCGTGGTTTTCGTCTCGCGGGCGGGGTGTCCGGTGGGCTGCTGGTCGACATGGGCCCTCTCGCCCCTCGTCGCGCACGCGCTCTCCATCGACACGCGGCCCCGGCAAGCGGTGGGGCTCGCCTGATGGTCTTCGAACTACCCTCGTTTCCCTCGCCGGGCGGGCGCCTGGCGCTTAAGTTTTGCCGAGGCACGCTCCTTGTAGCCAGCCTGTCGACCGGGGCGGCGCAAGCCCAGGAGGCCAGGGTCGCCCTCGACGCGCTCTCAGTCGAGGCGAGCGCGGGCGGTCCGATCCAGCCGGACCTCCTCGGCCGCTCGGTCGACGCGATCAGCCTGATCGGACCGACGCCGGGCTTCCGGTCCGACAGGGCTGTGAGCGCCACCAAGACGAATACTCGCCAGCTCGACGTTCCGCAGGTAGTGACGGTCATCCCGCGTGAACTCATCACCGACGTCAACGCCACCCGCGTCGACCGCGCCTTCGACTACGTGCCCGGCCTCACGCAGACGAACAACTTCGGCGGCCTCGGCACCTTCGCCTACGCCATCCGCGGCGTGACCACGGCCGAGATCTACCGCAATGGGCTCGCGGCCAACCGCGGCGGCCCGCCTCCGCTCATCGACACCCAGAACATCGAGCGCATCGAGGTGCTCAAGGGGGCCGGTGGCGCGCTGTTCGGGCGCAGTGACCCGGGCGGGCTCGTCAACATCATCACCAAGCAGCCCACCGCGACCCGCTTCGTCGAGATGGGTGGTCTTTGGGGTTCGTTCGAGCAATTCCGGGGCACTATAGACTCCGGCGGCGCCCTCAACGACGAGGGGACACTGCTCTACCGCTTCAATTTTGCCGGGGGCAGCCAGAACAGCTACCGCGATTTCGTCGGCGACGACCGGCTGTTCATCGCGCCCGTCCTCAGCTGGCAGATCACACCTGACACCAAGCTCACGGTCGAGTCGGCCATCACCCGCAACAACGTCGTCGTCGATCGTGGCGTTGTCGCCGTGAACAAGCAGCTCGGGTTCGTGCCGATCAGCCGCTTTTTGGGCGAGCCCGGGCAGGTCTCCCGTCAGTCAGACGAGGTGCTGCAGGTGCGCCTCGACCACCGCTTCGACGCGGACTGGCAGATGCGGCTCGCCGCGCAATTCAACACGGGCACCCTCAACGGCGAGAGCGCTGAGGGGCGTGGCCTTCGGTCCGACAACCGCACAGTCATCCGCGACCGGAACTATCGCGACTACAGCTACGACTCGGCCATCGGTCAGGCCGAGCTTGTCGGTCGCTTCCGAACGGGCGACATCGGCCACACCCTGCTGCTCGGCTTCGACCGCGAGGATTTCGACAACCGACAGCTCTACCTGCGCTCGAACTTCAACACATTCCCGTACGCGATCGACATTTACAACCCGCGCTACGCCCAGCCCCTGCCGCCGCTGACGCGCGCCTCCAATACCCTGGAGAGCGTGACCGACACCGGCTTCTACGCTCAGGACCTGATCGACCTCTCCCCACAGTGGAAGGCGCTGGCGGGCGTGCGCTTCGACCTGTTCGAGCGCTTCTACAAGCAGCGCGTCGGGGGAAACAGCGCCGAGCAGACGCGGGCGGCCGCCTCGCCGCGGGCAGGGCTCGTCTACCAGCCCATTCCCGAGCTCGCTCTCTACGCCAATGTCAGCACCAGCTTCCGGCCGAACATAGGCACGGACGCCGGGCTCGGCGCGCAGTCGCGGCCCTTCGAGCCGGAAACCGGTCTCGGGTACGAGGCGGGCGCCAAGGTCGAGCTCTACGGTGGCGCGCTCCTTCTGACGGCCGCAGCCTTCCACATCGACCGTCAGAACGTGCTCACCGCCGACCCCAGCAACAGCGGCTTCCAGATCGCCGTGGGTGGCGTGCGCAGCCAGGGCTTCGAGTTCACCGCTGCAGGCCAGCTCACGCCAGAGCTACGCATCATCGGCGGCTACACCTTCACGGACGCTTTCATCACCAAGGACAACGTTCTCCCGGTCGGCGCGCCGCTGCTGAATATCCCAGAGCACAGCGGCACGATGCTCGCCGTCTACGAGGTCCAGAGCGGCCCCCTGCGGGGCCTCGGCATCGGCGGTGGCGTGCGCGCGGCCGGCGAGCGTGCGGGGGACGCATCGAATTCCGGGTTCAAGCTACCGGCCTACGTCGTGGCGGACGCGCTGGCCTACTACAAGTACGAGAACTTCCGCTTCGGCCTGAACGTGGAGAACGTCTTCGATACCGCCTACTATGTCGGCTCCGTCAGCCAGTTCCGGGTCGATACCGGCTCGCCCCGCCGCATCACCGGCTCCCTGCTGGTGCGGTTCTGA
- a CDS encoding TonB-dependent receptor, with translation MTLRRLVSLALSFACGSALSTTATAQDSPEVSLDQLVVTATGRPEPRSEIAGTVQVIDRSMIENSTAKSVTGVLEDYAVGFFSEWTPGQTSINIRGGATDGQGKDFKSQVLVLMNGRRAGTANLSKLSIADVERIEIIRGPSSVIYGSQNIGGVINIILKTGRTAPGTLIQGIGGNWGLADGWAQTGGVAGPFDYYLGVSGAQRDDYFAGSGGGRMANTQWSRMGITGALGLQVDPNNRFDFTLRSDGIYGVGFRGSGGNIYSKDDRLNGSFDASYTGRSDDGRMSLFAQFYRVNDEDRFKWASPVQRGNTGLPVRGTAADFNTRYLDITGTRFQPRFNLFAGNDLLLGWDWETSQLRSDRFRAGVPGNPLAQVSPQDNNQTDQFHALYLEDTQRLFDDRVTLRGGIRQTFGTTSFDPTPYLTGQVNGSRPYEATTYSVGATYKATDWAAFRVGASSGFRAPTATELAADFNTLGGGRVFGNPNIRPETSQQIEVGMTLADTVSRLDVALFQNVISNRIITRARPGNVNTSDYINNPGDVLIRGVEVQYETDMLRMLAWEPGIWRWKAYANGNYNFDMKDEGSLSVASANTHRVERVYLYQLALGTRFGQAGVPYPWTIQLQGVLNGPVWYNTEENLLVPAAEPYREYIWRKDPFFLVNVRGEVEVLPGAKLFVQVRNLLDVNYHPLFIATAGAGTALADLRFYNGSGGTSAPGRDVQVGFQVRF, from the coding sequence GTGACGCTCCGCCGCCTCGTATCCCTGGCTCTCTCGTTCGCCTGCGGCAGTGCGCTTTCAACGACCGCAACGGCGCAGGACAGCCCCGAGGTCAGCCTTGACCAGCTCGTCGTGACTGCGACCGGCCGACCGGAACCGCGCTCGGAGATCGCCGGCACGGTGCAGGTCATCGACCGTTCGATGATCGAGAACTCGACGGCCAAATCCGTCACGGGCGTGCTGGAGGACTACGCCGTCGGCTTCTTCTCGGAGTGGACGCCCGGTCAAACCTCGATAAATATCCGAGGCGGTGCCACGGATGGGCAGGGCAAGGATTTCAAGAGCCAAGTCCTCGTCTTGATGAACGGCCGGCGCGCCGGTACCGCCAACTTGTCGAAACTCTCCATCGCCGACGTCGAGCGCATCGAGATCATCCGTGGCCCGTCCTCGGTGATCTATGGCAGCCAGAACATCGGCGGCGTCATCAACATCATCCTCAAGACCGGCCGCACCGCGCCCGGCACCTTGATCCAGGGCATCGGTGGCAACTGGGGCCTCGCCGACGGTTGGGCACAGACTGGCGGCGTCGCCGGCCCGTTCGACTACTATCTCGGCGTCTCTGGCGCCCAACGCGACGACTACTTCGCCGGATCGGGTGGCGGCCGCATGGCCAACACGCAATGGAGCCGCATGGGTATCACCGGCGCGCTCGGCCTGCAGGTGGACCCAAACAACCGGTTCGATTTCACGCTGCGCAGCGACGGCATCTACGGTGTCGGCTTCCGCGGCTCCGGCGGCAACATCTACAGCAAGGACGATCGCCTCAACGGCTCGTTCGACGCGAGTTACACCGGTCGGTCAGACGACGGCCGAATGAGCCTGTTCGCGCAGTTCTACCGCGTCAACGACGAGGATCGCTTCAAGTGGGCCTCGCCGGTTCAGCGTGGCAACACCGGGCTTCCGGTTCGCGGTACGGCGGCCGACTTCAACACACGCTACCTCGACATCACCGGCACCCGCTTTCAACCGCGGTTCAACCTATTCGCCGGGAACGATCTCCTCCTGGGCTGGGACTGGGAGACGAGTCAGCTGCGCTCCGACCGCTTCCGAGCCGGCGTCCCGGGGAACCCGCTGGCGCAGGTCTCGCCGCAGGACAACAACCAGACCGACCAGTTCCATGCCCTCTACCTGGAAGATACGCAGCGCCTGTTCGACGACCGGGTGACCCTGCGTGGTGGCATCCGCCAAACCTTCGGCACCACGAGTTTCGACCCGACACCCTATCTCACGGGGCAGGTGAACGGGTCGCGCCCCTACGAGGCGACGACCTACTCTGTGGGTGCGACCTACAAGGCGACTGACTGGGCAGCCTTCCGGGTCGGCGCGTCCTCCGGCTTTCGGGCGCCAACCGCTACGGAACTCGCTGCCGACTTCAACACGCTCGGCGGCGGCCGCGTCTTTGGCAACCCCAACATCCGACCCGAGACCAGTCAGCAGATCGAGGTCGGCATGACCTTGGCCGACACGGTCTCCCGCCTGGACGTCGCCCTGTTTCAGAACGTCATCTCGAACCGGATCATCACGCGCGCTCGGCCGGGGAACGTCAACACCTCGGATTACATCAACAATCCCGGCGACGTCCTCATCCGCGGCGTGGAAGTCCAGTACGAGACCGACATGCTGCGCATGCTCGCGTGGGAGCCCGGGATCTGGCGCTGGAAGGCCTACGCCAACGGCAACTACAACTTCGACATGAAGGACGAAGGCTCACTCTCCGTGGCCTCGGCCAACACCCATCGGGTGGAGCGAGTCTACCTCTACCAGCTCGCCCTCGGCACGCGCTTCGGACAGGCAGGGGTGCCCTATCCCTGGACCATACAGCTGCAGGGCGTGCTCAATGGTCCGGTCTGGTACAACACCGAGGAGAACCTGCTTGTGCCGGCTGCCGAGCCCTACCGGGAGTACATCTGGCGCAAGGATCCGTTCTTCCTCGTCAACGTCCGTGGCGAAGTCGAGGTGCTGCCGGGCGCGAAGCTGTTCGTGCAGGTGCGCAACCTTCTGGATGTGAACTACCACCCGCTGTTCATCGCCACGGCCGGTGCGGGGACTGCGCTCGCCGACCTCCGCTTCTACAATGGCAGCGGCGGCACCTCCGCACCGGGTCGCGATGTGCAGGTCGGCTTTCAGGTGCGGTTCTGA
- a CDS encoding ABC transporter substrate-binding protein, with product MSRSASTFCCRAGATLLAMGLFLPATCQVRAEPTRYPLTLENCGATTTVKAPPRRVVSVGQTQTEILYALGLADRVVGTAVWFGPVVKPYEAANAGVKRLADNSPSFEAVLGEAPDLVTATFAWHIGPHGAVARREQFGDLGVPVYVSPADCVGKDNSAPGDGVRTRPFAMELVYRNIRELGQLFDVSSRAETLVADLKAREDAAVASMAEHPARDLPVVVWFSSRDVKGDAFVAGAKGVPAYLLDKLGARNVITTDEEWPLVGWESIAAADPAVIVLVRMDRRLFPADDVAAKLDFLRTDPVASQLTAVRENRIVVMDVAATRPGLGTVDGIGALANDLKALGLAR from the coding sequence ATGAGCCGAAGTGCTTCGACGTTCTGCTGCCGGGCCGGCGCAACCTTGCTTGCAATGGGTCTGTTCCTGCCAGCCACTTGCCAAGTGCGGGCGGAGCCGACGCGCTATCCGCTGACCCTGGAGAATTGCGGAGCGACCACGACGGTGAAGGCGCCGCCCCGACGCGTGGTATCGGTCGGCCAGACGCAGACCGAGATCCTGTACGCCCTCGGGCTCGCGGACCGCGTCGTCGGGACAGCCGTCTGGTTCGGCCCCGTGGTCAAGCCCTACGAGGCGGCAAACGCCGGGGTGAAGCGGCTGGCTGATAACTCGCCGAGCTTCGAGGCCGTGCTCGGCGAGGCGCCGGATCTCGTGACCGCAACGTTCGCCTGGCACATCGGCCCTCACGGGGCGGTCGCCCGACGCGAGCAGTTCGGCGACCTGGGCGTGCCGGTCTACGTCTCCCCGGCCGATTGCGTCGGAAAGGATAACTCGGCGCCGGGCGACGGCGTGCGCACGCGGCCCTTCGCCATGGAGCTCGTCTACCGCAACATCCGCGAACTCGGGCAGCTCTTCGACGTCTCGTCCCGGGCGGAGACGCTCGTGGCCGATCTGAAGGCCCGGGAGGATGCCGCGGTCGCATCCATGGCCGAGCACCCGGCGCGCGACTTGCCCGTCGTGGTCTGGTTCTCCAGCCGGGACGTGAAGGGCGACGCCTTCGTGGCGGGCGCCAAGGGTGTGCCGGCCTACCTCCTCGATAAGCTCGGGGCCCGCAACGTGATCACCACGGACGAGGAGTGGCCCCTGGTCGGCTGGGAGAGCATCGCGGCCGCCGACCCCGCCGTGATCGTGCTGGTGCGAATGGACCGGCGCCTGTTCCCGGCCGACGACGTCGCGGCGAAGCTCGATTTCCTGCGGACCGACCCGGTCGCCAGCCAACTCACCGCCGTGCGCGAGAACCGCATCGTCGTCATGGATGTCGCGGCGACACGGCCAGGGCTCGGGACCGTCGACGGCATCGGGGCGCTGGCCAACGACCTCAAGGCGCTTGGGCTCGCTCGATGA
- a CDS encoding class I SAM-dependent methyltransferase, with product MSASEVAAGVTAYWDSRAPHFNGAASHVRTPDLWEEVLAAAFAAGEPKDVVDLGTGTGACALAAAALGHRVRAVDGSAEMLGVAREAARHAMLDVQFVQTLIAEAPLEPASADIVTIRNVLWTLERPAEALEVARRILRQGGRIVVSDGLWSAAPENRSDYAAELARLLPFHAGLTEADARDLLTEAGFTDTTAWQHLFRTPPYPGDVPVFVLSAVKR from the coding sequence ATGAGCGCATCCGAGGTCGCCGCGGGCGTGACCGCCTATTGGGACAGCCGGGCCCCCCACTTCAATGGCGCGGCGTCCCATGTCCGAACCCCGGACCTTTGGGAGGAGGTGCTCGCCGCGGCGTTCGCTGCCGGCGAGCCGAAGGACGTCGTCGACCTCGGAACGGGCACGGGGGCGTGCGCTCTGGCCGCGGCAGCGCTTGGTCATCGAGTACGAGCCGTTGACGGTTCGGCGGAGATGCTGGGCGTCGCACGGGAGGCTGCGAGGCATGCAATGCTCGACGTCCAGTTCGTTCAAACCCTCATCGCGGAGGCGCCACTGGAGCCTGCCAGCGCCGACATCGTCACGATCCGAAACGTCCTCTGGACGCTGGAGCGGCCCGCTGAAGCGCTTGAGGTCGCGCGCCGCATCCTGCGGCAGGGAGGGCGCATCGTCGTCTCCGACGGTCTGTGGTCGGCAGCACCAGAGAATCGTTCGGACTACGCCGCCGAGCTCGCACGGCTCCTCCCGTTCCATGCTGGGCTCACCGAGGCCGATGCACGAGACCTCCTGACAGAAGCTGGGTTCACCGACACGACGGCTTGGCAGCATCTTTTCCGAACGCCGCCTTATCCGGGGGATGTCCCCGTTTTTGTCCTCTCTGCCGTCAAGCGGTGA
- a CDS encoding ABC transporter ATP-binding protein produces MTLAAQDLRWGAGGRIIVDGVSLEAAPGRMLGLVGPNGSGKSSLLRLLCGLRKVRSGVVTLGGTNIGALSRLAVARRIAVVEQHAGTQSQMTVTEVVRLGRTPHRGALSPWVEADEAAVQGALAQVGLDARRDQPWETLSGGERQRAQIARALAQEPSELVLDEPTNHLDVRHQLDVLALVRGLGVTSIVALHDLNLAALFCDEVAVLNEGRLVCSGPPEAVLTAEMIAEVFGVRAEVRVSALSGRPHIEYRPD; encoded by the coding sequence ATGACGCTCGCGGCGCAGGACCTGCGATGGGGGGCAGGCGGGCGGATCATCGTCGACGGCGTGAGCCTGGAGGCGGCGCCGGGACGGATGCTTGGGCTCGTCGGGCCGAACGGCTCTGGCAAGTCGAGCCTGCTGCGCCTGCTCTGCGGCCTACGGAAGGTGAGGAGCGGGGTCGTGACCCTCGGCGGCACGAACATCGGGGCTCTATCACGGCTGGCCGTCGCGCGTCGCATCGCCGTGGTCGAGCAACATGCGGGCACGCAGTCGCAGATGACGGTCACGGAGGTCGTGCGCCTCGGTCGCACGCCTCACCGGGGTGCCCTGTCCCCCTGGGTCGAGGCCGACGAGGCGGCGGTCCAGGGCGCCCTGGCGCAGGTCGGGTTGGACGCGCGTCGCGATCAGCCCTGGGAGACGCTGTCGGGTGGCGAGCGCCAGCGCGCGCAGATTGCCCGCGCCCTCGCTCAGGAGCCGAGCGAGCTCGTGCTGGACGAGCCGACCAACCACCTCGACGTGCGCCACCAGCTCGACGTGCTCGCCCTTGTGCGAGGGCTCGGCGTCACCAGCATCGTCGCCCTGCACGACCTGAACCTGGCCGCCCTGTTCTGCGACGAGGTCGCCGTCCTGAACGAGGGGCGCCTGGTCTGTTCCGGGCCGCCGGAGGCGGTGCTGACCGCCGAGATGATCGCGGAGGTGTTCGGGGTGCGCGCCGAGGTCCGCGTCTCTGCACTCAGCGGCCGGCCCCACATTGAGTACCGTCCGGATTGA